A genomic region of Dickeya solani IPO 2222 contains the following coding sequences:
- a CDS encoding riboflavin synthase — protein MFTGIVQGTATVVSIDEKPNFRTHVVQLPPELLPGLENGASVAHNGCCLTVTGIDGDRVSFDLIKETLRLTNLGEVNVGDRVNVERAAKYGDEIGGHVMSGHIMCTAEIVKILTSENNHQIWFRLSDESQMKYVLHKGFIGIDGISLTVGEVTRSRFCVHLIPETLQRTTLGQKRLGDRINIEIDPQTQAIIDTVERVLARQAQEQQQAAAQAEQGE, from the coding sequence ATGTTTACCGGTATTGTTCAGGGCACGGCGACCGTCGTGTCGATTGATGAAAAACCCAATTTTCGCACTCATGTCGTTCAACTGCCCCCCGAACTGTTGCCGGGGCTGGAAAACGGGGCTTCCGTAGCGCACAACGGCTGTTGTCTGACCGTCACCGGGATCGATGGCGATCGGGTTAGCTTTGATCTGATCAAGGAGACGTTGCGGCTGACCAACCTGGGCGAAGTCAACGTCGGCGATCGGGTTAATGTGGAACGCGCCGCCAAATATGGCGATGAAATCGGCGGGCATGTGATGTCCGGCCATATTATGTGTACGGCGGAGATCGTCAAAATCCTGACGTCGGAAAATAATCACCAGATCTGGTTCCGGCTGTCTGATGAATCGCAGATGAAATATGTGCTGCACAAAGGCTTCATCGGTATTGACGGCATCAGCCTGACGGTGGGTGAAGTGACCCGTAGCCGTTTCTGCGTGCATCTGATTCCGGAAACGCTCCAGCGTACGACGCTGGGCCAGAAACGACTGGGCGATCGCATCAATATCGAAATCGACCCGCAAACCCAGGCCATCATCGACACGGTAGAACGCGTGCTGGCCCGTCAAGCGCAGGAACAGCAACAAGCTGCGGCGCAGGCGGAGCAGGGCGAATAA
- a CDS encoding Grx4 family monothiol glutaredoxin → MTTTTLEKIQLQIAENPILLYMKGSPKLPSCGFSAQAVQALSACGERFAYVDILQNPDIRAELPKYANWPTFPQLWVDGELVGGCDIVIEMYQRGELQQLIKDTADKYRSEQTDQQ, encoded by the coding sequence ATGACGACAACGACACTTGAAAAAATTCAGCTTCAGATCGCTGAAAACCCGATTCTGCTGTACATGAAAGGTTCTCCTAAACTGCCGAGCTGCGGTTTTTCTGCCCAGGCGGTACAGGCGTTGTCGGCGTGTGGCGAGCGTTTTGCCTATGTGGATATTCTGCAGAACCCGGATATCCGTGCCGAGTTGCCCAAATACGCCAACTGGCCGACTTTCCCGCAGCTGTGGGTGGATGGTGAATTGGTTGGCGGCTGTGACATCGTGATTGAGATGTACCAGCGTGGCGAACTACAGCAACTGATTAAAGACACCGCCGACAAGTACCGTTCCGAGCAGACAGATCAGCAGTAA
- a CDS encoding C40 family peptidase, giving the protein MRLFITLFLLFFSNLFFNLAQANPHSAAVLPRKTGVETANKAIEESKKSKVAKNTKKGTAPTHDKKPEKTAKTAPAKTTATHDKNVKPHNDKKPVTTTASAHATSKKPTPGKSVQAKAPAGKTTKKDTPAQAKSGHKAHETVIAKTASRKGKPTVADEETATVSPHGKGKKGKQDKASLTISAAHQKRYQHAKLAAMNKLMSQIGKPYHWGGATPYSGFDCSGLVYYAYKDVVKIPIPRTANEMFHLRDAAPIKKSELESGDLVFFRITNRGAADHVGVYLGNGRFIQSPRSGADIKISKLSEDYWQDHYVGARRVVTPKTMR; this is encoded by the coding sequence ATGCGTTTATTTATTACGCTCTTTTTATTATTTTTCAGTAATCTGTTTTTTAATCTGGCACAGGCTAATCCACATAGCGCTGCGGTATTACCACGCAAAACCGGCGTGGAAACGGCGAATAAAGCTATTGAGGAATCCAAAAAAAGCAAGGTTGCCAAAAATACCAAAAAGGGTACGGCGCCTACTCATGACAAAAAACCGGAAAAAACCGCCAAAACCGCGCCTGCCAAAACCACCGCCACTCATGATAAAAACGTCAAACCGCACAATGATAAAAAGCCGGTGACAACCACGGCGTCAGCCCATGCAACCAGCAAGAAACCGACGCCGGGGAAAAGCGTGCAGGCTAAAGCGCCAGCCGGCAAAACAACGAAAAAGGACACCCCGGCACAGGCGAAAAGCGGCCATAAGGCGCATGAAACCGTTATAGCCAAAACGGCAAGCAGAAAAGGCAAACCTACCGTCGCCGACGAAGAAACCGCTACCGTATCACCACACGGTAAGGGTAAAAAAGGCAAGCAGGATAAAGCCTCGCTGACCATCAGCGCCGCTCACCAAAAACGGTATCAGCATGCCAAACTGGCCGCTATGAATAAGCTAATGAGCCAAATCGGCAAACCCTACCACTGGGGCGGCGCTACCCCCTACTCCGGTTTCGATTGCAGCGGGCTGGTGTATTACGCTTATAAAGATGTGGTGAAGATCCCGATTCCGCGAACCGCCAATGAGATGTTCCACCTGCGTGACGCCGCGCCTATCAAGAAAAGCGAACTGGAAAGCGGCGATCTGGTGTTCTTTCGGATAACCAACCGTGGTGCCGCCGACCATGTGGGCGTCTATCTCGGCAATGGTCGCTTCATTCAGTCGCCGCGTTCCGGCGCTGACATCAAAATCAGCAAACTGAGCGAAGACTACTGGCAGGATCATTACGTCGGCGCCCGTCGCGTGGTGACACCGAAGACCATGCGTTAA
- the gloA gene encoding lactoylglutathione lyase, with amino-acid sequence MRLLHTMLRVGDLQRAIDFYTKVLGMRLLRTSDNPEYKYSLAFVGYTEESEGAVIELTYNWGVESYEPGTAFGHIALGVDDVAGACERIRQAGGKVTREAGPVKGGTTVIAFVEDPDGYKIELIERSQAGQGLGN; translated from the coding sequence ATGCGTTTACTTCATACCATGCTACGCGTTGGCGACCTGCAACGCGCTATCGATTTCTACACCAAGGTACTGGGCATGCGCCTGCTGCGCACCAGCGACAACCCGGAATACAAATATTCTCTGGCATTTGTCGGCTATACCGAGGAAAGCGAAGGCGCCGTGATCGAACTGACCTACAACTGGGGCGTGGAAAGCTATGAACCGGGCACCGCCTTCGGTCATATCGCCTTGGGTGTGGATGACGTAGCGGGCGCCTGCGAACGTATCCGTCAGGCCGGCGGCAAGGTTACCCGTGAAGCAGGTCCGGTCAAAGGCGGCACCACCGTTATCGCCTTTGTTGAAGACCCCGATGGTTACAAAATCGAGCTGATCGAACGCTCACAGGCCGGTCAGGGACTGGGCAACTGA
- a CDS encoding alpha/beta hydrolase, with translation MKTRKTCLCLLFSALSLSAPLAALAASGDIPALPRADVATRHYLSQVNADSSITFRLFAPDAKSVSVVTGATPETWVAHPMTKNDLGVWSWRSEPQRPNLYEYFFNVDGFRSIDTGSALPKPQRQVNTSMILVPGSVLDTRSVPHGELRTVTYHSASLKSERQVYVWTPPGYTGTGKPLPVLYFYHGFGDAGDSAVAQGRIPQIMDNLLAEKKIAPMLVVIPDTETDVADAIAEDFAPKERRKTFYPRNAAAADRELIHDIIPLVSERFTVRRDADGRALAGLSQGGYQALVSGMSHLEHFGWLATFSGVTTETVPNAQVTAQLGNAAGINQQLRNFTVAVGEKDTVTGKDIAGLKAQLEQKGVKFDYRQYPGLGHEMDVWRPAYIEFVQKIFK, from the coding sequence ATGAAAACCAGGAAAACCTGTCTGTGCCTGTTGTTCTCCGCACTGAGTTTATCCGCGCCGCTGGCTGCATTGGCCGCATCGGGCGACATCCCGGCGCTGCCGCGCGCCGATGTGGCGACCCGGCACTATCTGTCGCAGGTCAACGCGGATAGCAGCATTACTTTCCGGTTGTTTGCGCCCGATGCTAAATCGGTGAGCGTGGTGACCGGCGCGACGCCGGAAACCTGGGTGGCGCACCCGATGACGAAGAACGATCTGGGCGTCTGGTCGTGGCGCAGTGAGCCGCAGCGCCCCAATCTGTATGAATACTTTTTTAATGTGGATGGTTTTCGCAGCATTGATACCGGTTCGGCGTTGCCCAAACCACAGCGTCAGGTCAACACCAGCATGATTCTGGTGCCGGGCAGCGTGTTGGATACCCGGTCGGTGCCGCATGGCGAGCTGCGTACCGTTACTTATCACTCGGCGTCGCTGAAATCGGAACGGCAGGTCTATGTCTGGACACCGCCGGGCTACACCGGTACCGGCAAGCCGCTGCCAGTACTGTATTTCTACCACGGGTTCGGCGATGCCGGTGATTCCGCCGTCGCGCAGGGCCGCATTCCGCAAATCATGGATAACCTGCTGGCGGAGAAAAAGATCGCGCCGATGCTGGTGGTGATCCCGGATACCGAAACCGATGTTGCCGACGCCATTGCGGAGGATTTCGCGCCGAAAGAGCGGCGCAAGACGTTCTATCCGCGTAACGCGGCGGCAGCCGATCGCGAGCTGATCCATGACATTATTCCGCTAGTCAGCGAGCGGTTTACTGTGCGACGCGATGCCGACGGCCGGGCGCTGGCTGGGCTGTCGCAAGGCGGTTACCAGGCGCTGGTGTCCGGAATGAGCCATCTGGAGCACTTTGGCTGGCTGGCGACCTTCAGCGGCGTGACCACCGAAACGGTGCCGAATGCTCAGGTCACGGCGCAGTTGGGCAACGCCGCCGGCATCAATCAGCAACTGCGTAATTTCACCGTGGCGGTGGGCGAGAAGGATACCGTAACCGGCAAAGATATCGCCGGGCTGAAAGCGCAACTGGAACAGAAAGGCGTGAAATTCGATTACCGGCAATATCCCGGTCTGGGGCATGAAATGGATGTCTGGCGTCCGGCGTATATCGAATTTGTGCAGAAGATCTTCAAGTAA
- the slyA gene encoding transcriptional regulator SlyA gives MELPLGSDLARLVRVWRALIDHRLKPLELTQTHWVTLHNIHQLPPGQSQIQLAKAIGIEQPSLVRTLDQLEDKGLITRHICAHDRRAKRILLTDMADPIIQAVNDVIDQTRSEILNGITPAEVDELATIISRLEKNILALHESQS, from the coding sequence ATGGAATTGCCGTTAGGTTCTGATTTAGCCCGGTTGGTTCGTGTATGGCGCGCTTTGATTGACCATCGATTAAAGCCTCTGGAGCTCACGCAGACGCACTGGGTCACACTGCATAATATTCACCAACTGCCTCCGGGGCAGTCCCAAATTCAGCTTGCCAAAGCGATAGGAATAGAACAGCCTTCGCTGGTGCGTACGTTGGATCAACTTGAAGACAAGGGGTTAATTACCCGGCACATCTGTGCCCATGACCGGCGTGCCAAGCGTATTCTGTTAACAGATATGGCGGATCCTATCATTCAGGCCGTTAATGACGTTATTGATCAGACGCGCAGCGAAATATTAAATGGTATTACTCCGGCGGAAGTGGATGAGTTGGCCACTATTATCTCCCGGCTGGAAAAAAACATTTTGGCATTACATGAGAGCCAGTCTTAA
- a CDS encoding DUF1289 domain-containing protein: protein MAEQLELFPVPNPCRGICQVDDRGFCRGCFRSRSERFNWGTLSDAQKQDVLRLCRQRMKRSQRSEKNAVPSEPDQPTLF from the coding sequence GTGGCTGAGCAGCTCGAGCTTTTTCCTGTTCCCAACCCTTGCCGGGGTATCTGCCAGGTGGATGACCGGGGCTTCTGTCGTGGTTGTTTTCGCAGCCGCAGCGAGCGTTTTAATTGGGGGACGCTGAGTGATGCGCAAAAACAGGATGTGCTGCGTTTGTGCCGGCAAAGGATGAAACGTTCGCAGCGAAGTGAAAAAAACGCAGTGCCTTCTGAACCGGATCAACCTACCTTGTTTTAA
- a CDS encoding YnhF family membrane protein, with protein sequence MDTNLKMSLFTTVASLTVIIIFSLSAVLN encoded by the coding sequence ATGGATACCAATTTGAAAATGTCGCTGTTCACCACGGTAGCTTCACTGACGGTGATCATCATCTTTAGTCTGAGCGCGGTACTGAACTGA
- the purR gene encoding HTH-type transcriptional repressor PurR: protein MATIKDVAKRAGVSTTTVSHVINKTRFVAEETKAAVRAAIDELHYSPSAVARSLKVNHTKSIGLLATSSEAPYFAEIIEAVENSCYARGYTLILCNSHNNQDKQRAYLSMLAQKRVDGLLVMCAEYPPELLSMLADYRHIPMVVMDWGEAHNDFTDTIIDNAFAGGYMAGRYLIERGHRDIGAIPGSLGRNTGSGRYLGFLKALSEADIPLREEWVVQGDFEPESGYKAMHQILAQKQRPTAVFCGGDIMAMGAICAADELGLRVPQDISVIGYDNVRHSRYFTPALTTIHQPKERLGQAAFSMLLDRITSKREEAQTIEVHPTLIERRSVADGPFLDYRR, encoded by the coding sequence ATGGCAACGATCAAAGATGTGGCAAAACGCGCGGGCGTTTCAACCACAACCGTATCACACGTGATCAATAAAACACGTTTCGTCGCCGAAGAGACCAAGGCTGCGGTGCGCGCGGCCATCGATGAATTGCATTATTCGCCGAGTGCAGTGGCTCGCAGCCTGAAAGTCAACCACACCAAATCCATCGGCCTGCTGGCGACATCCAGCGAAGCGCCCTATTTCGCTGAAATCATCGAAGCGGTGGAAAACAGCTGCTACGCCAGAGGCTACACGCTGATCCTGTGCAACTCCCATAATAATCAGGACAAACAGCGCGCTTACCTTTCCATGCTGGCGCAAAAACGGGTCGACGGCCTGCTGGTGATGTGTGCCGAGTATCCGCCGGAACTGCTGTCCATGCTGGCGGATTACCGCCATATCCCGATGGTGGTGATGGACTGGGGCGAAGCCCACAACGACTTTACCGATACCATAATCGATAACGCCTTTGCCGGCGGCTACATGGCCGGGCGTTATCTGATTGAACGCGGCCACCGCGACATCGGCGCCATTCCGGGTTCTCTGGGGCGCAATACCGGCAGCGGGCGTTACCTGGGTTTCCTGAAAGCGTTGAGCGAAGCCGACATTCCGCTACGGGAAGAATGGGTGGTTCAGGGCGACTTCGAGCCGGAATCCGGCTATAAGGCAATGCACCAGATTTTGGCCCAGAAACAGCGGCCGACAGCGGTATTCTGCGGCGGTGATATCATGGCGATGGGCGCCATTTGCGCCGCCGACGAACTGGGGCTGCGCGTTCCGCAGGATATTTCGGTGATCGGTTATGACAATGTACGTCACTCCCGGTATTTTACCCCGGCGTTGACCACCATTCATCAGCCCAAGGAACGGCTGGGACAGGCGGCGTTTTCCATGTTGCTCGATCGCATCACCAGCAAACGCGAAGAAGCCCAGACCATTGAAGTCCATCCGACCCTGATCGAACGCCGCTCCGTCGCCGACGGCCCGTTCCTCGATTACCGTCGTTAA
- a CDS encoding MATE family efflux transporter, translating into MQKYLSEARHLLALAIPVIIAQVSQTSMGVVDTIMAGSYSATDMAAVAVGTSIWLPVILFGHGLLMALTPVVANLNGSGRRDRIAHQTQQAFLLAAAISILTMFVLYQGKYAINLMHDSAPELADKAVKYLHALLWGAPGYLFYQVFRSQCEGLSKTQPGMVIGFIGLLINIPVNYVFIHGKLGMPELGGVGCGVATASVYWMMMLMMAAYSRHAYWLKDIRQFKTRLKPDWAVLKRLSGMGLPIALALLFEVTLFAIVALLVLPLGVVDVAGHQIALNFSSLMFVLPLSVGVAATIRVGHRLGEGSAEAARVAAHTGIATGVLLAMCTAIFTITLREPIAMLYNKNPDVVAMASHLMLLAAVYQISDAVQTIGSGVLRGYKDTRSIFFITFIAYWLLGLPSGYALALTDMLVPRMGPAGFWWGFIIGLTSSATMMVLRIRWVQRQSPARILARAAR; encoded by the coding sequence GTGCAGAAGTACTTATCAGAAGCCCGTCATTTGCTGGCGCTGGCTATTCCGGTGATCATCGCGCAAGTGTCACAAACCTCAATGGGTGTGGTGGATACCATCATGGCGGGTTCCTACAGCGCCACCGATATGGCGGCGGTGGCCGTAGGCACGTCAATCTGGCTGCCAGTGATTTTGTTCGGCCACGGTTTGCTGATGGCGCTGACACCGGTCGTGGCTAACCTCAATGGTTCCGGACGCCGGGATCGCATCGCTCATCAAACCCAGCAGGCGTTTCTGCTGGCGGCGGCTATCTCAATCCTGACTATGTTCGTGCTCTATCAGGGGAAATACGCCATTAATCTGATGCATGACAGCGCGCCGGAACTGGCCGATAAAGCAGTGAAATACCTGCATGCGCTGTTGTGGGGCGCCCCCGGCTATCTGTTCTACCAGGTGTTCCGTAGCCAATGCGAAGGGTTGTCCAAAACACAGCCGGGTATGGTTATCGGGTTTATCGGTCTGCTGATCAACATTCCCGTCAACTACGTTTTCATCCACGGTAAGTTGGGCATGCCGGAATTGGGCGGTGTCGGCTGCGGGGTGGCGACAGCCTCCGTATACTGGATGATGATGTTGATGATGGCGGCTTATTCCCGCCACGCCTACTGGCTGAAAGATATTCGTCAGTTCAAAACCCGGCTGAAGCCGGACTGGGCCGTACTCAAACGCTTGTCCGGCATGGGGTTGCCCATCGCGCTGGCGTTGCTGTTCGAAGTGACGCTGTTTGCGATTGTCGCACTGCTGGTATTGCCGCTTGGGGTGGTGGATGTGGCAGGCCACCAGATCGCGCTCAACTTCAGCTCGCTGATGTTCGTGCTGCCGCTGTCTGTCGGCGTCGCCGCTACCATTCGCGTCGGCCACCGGCTGGGCGAAGGTTCGGCGGAGGCGGCCCGGGTGGCAGCGCATACCGGCATCGCTACCGGCGTATTGCTGGCGATGTGCACAGCTATCTTTACCATCACGCTGCGCGAACCCATCGCCATGCTGTACAACAAAAACCCGGATGTGGTGGCGATGGCCTCGCACCTGATGCTGTTGGCGGCGGTTTATCAGATTTCCGACGCAGTGCAGACCATTGGCAGCGGCGTGCTGCGTGGTTACAAGGATACCCGCTCCATTTTCTTTATCACCTTCATCGCCTACTGGTTGCTGGGGTTGCCCAGCGGCTATGCGCTAGCGCTGACCGACATGCTGGTGCCGCGTATGGGGCCGGCCGGGTTCTGGTGGGGATTCATCATCGGCCTAACCTCCTCCGCCACCATGATGGTGTTGCGGATCCGCTGGGTGCAACGTCAATCGCCGGCGCGCATTCTGGCGCGAGCGGCCCGTTGA
- the cfa gene encoding cyclopropane fatty acyl phospholipid synthase, with the protein MSSSYVEELGTPNLSWFQIVNEMLSAADIAINGSRPFDIQVKNPDMYRRVLREGSLGLGESYMDGWWECERLDMFFHRVLRAGLENQLPHRWRDTLRILMARLTNLQSRRRAWIVGKEHYDLGNDLFTLMLDPYMQYSCGYWKQAETLEQAQQDKLRLICEKLQLRRGMTLLDIGCGWGGLAEFAARHYGVAVTGVTISREQQKLAQQRCRDLDVNILLQDYRDLNRQFDCIVSVGMFEHVGPKNYDDYFRVVRKNLKPTGLFLLHTIGANETNLKVDAWIDKYIFPNGCLPSVQHVAQASEPYLVMEDWHNFGTDYDRTLMAWHDRFQQHWSSLSEHYSDRFQRMFSYYLNACAGAFRARDMHLWQVLFSVGGVEGGLRVPR; encoded by the coding sequence ATGAGTTCATCTTATGTGGAGGAACTGGGTACACCTAACCTATCCTGGTTCCAGATTGTTAATGAAATGCTGTCAGCCGCCGACATCGCCATTAACGGTTCGCGCCCGTTTGATATTCAGGTAAAAAATCCCGACATGTACAGGCGCGTGCTGCGCGAAGGCTCGTTGGGGTTGGGCGAAAGTTATATGGATGGCTGGTGGGAGTGTGAACGGCTGGACATGTTTTTCCACCGCGTGCTACGCGCCGGGCTGGAAAACCAGCTACCGCACCGCTGGCGCGATACACTGCGGATCCTGATGGCGCGGCTGACCAACCTGCAGTCCCGCCGTCGGGCCTGGATCGTGGGCAAGGAGCATTACGACCTCGGTAATGATCTTTTCACCCTGATGCTCGACCCCTACATGCAGTACTCCTGCGGTTACTGGAAACAGGCCGAAACTCTGGAACAGGCACAGCAAGACAAACTGCGCTTGATCTGCGAAAAACTGCAGCTGCGCCGCGGCATGACCCTGCTGGATATCGGCTGCGGCTGGGGTGGGCTGGCTGAGTTCGCCGCACGCCACTATGGCGTTGCCGTCACCGGCGTGACCATCTCCCGCGAGCAGCAGAAACTGGCGCAGCAGCGCTGCCGTGATCTGGACGTGAACATCCTGCTGCAGGACTATCGCGACCTGAACCGGCAGTTTGACTGCATCGTTTCCGTCGGCATGTTCGAGCATGTCGGCCCGAAAAACTATGATGACTATTTCAGGGTGGTGAGAAAAAACCTCAAACCCACTGGTCTGTTCCTGTTGCACACCATCGGAGCGAATGAAACCAACCTCAAAGTAGACGCCTGGATCGACAAGTACATTTTCCCCAACGGCTGTCTGCCCTCAGTGCAGCATGTCGCCCAAGCCAGCGAACCCTATCTGGTGATGGAAGACTGGCACAATTTTGGCACTGACTATGACCGCACGCTGATGGCCTGGCATGACCGCTTCCAGCAGCACTGGTCAAGCCTGTCGGAACATTACTCCGATCGCTTCCAGCGGATGTTCAGCTACTACCTCAACGCCTGCGCCGGTGCATTTCGCGCACGCGACATGCACCTCTGGCAGGTGTTATTCAGCGTGGGTGGTGTAGAAGGCGGTTTGCGAGTCCCCAGATAA
- a CDS encoding glycine zipper 2TM domain-containing protein: protein MMKRFLVITLAGITLAGCANTSTLSGDVYSASEAKQVQTVTYGTVVSTRPVQIQAGEDSNVIGTLGGAVLGGLVGNTVGRGTGRNLATAAGAVAGGVAGNSIEGAVNRVQGVELEIRKDDGSTIMVVQKQGDTKFHAGQRVAMASNGRAITVSPR, encoded by the coding sequence ATGATGAAACGTTTTCTCGTGATCACTTTAGCAGGTATCACACTGGCTGGCTGCGCCAATACCAGCACCCTGTCAGGAGACGTTTACAGTGCATCCGAAGCCAAGCAGGTTCAGACTGTAACCTACGGCACCGTTGTCTCTACTCGTCCGGTACAGATTCAGGCGGGTGAAGACAGCAACGTCATCGGCACCCTCGGCGGCGCCGTATTGGGTGGGCTGGTCGGTAATACCGTCGGTCGCGGTACGGGCCGCAATCTGGCGACAGCCGCAGGCGCGGTTGCCGGGGGCGTTGCCGGTAACAGCATTGAAGGCGCGGTCAACCGCGTTCAGGGTGTGGAGCTGGAAATCCGTAAAGACGACGGCAGCACCATCATGGTGGTGCAAAAACAGGGCGATACCAAATTCCACGCTGGACAACGTGTGGCCATGGCCAGCAACGGCCGCGCCATCACCGTCTCTCCGCGCTAA
- the rnt gene encoding ribonuclease T: MAEKNNLNALNARFRGFYPVVIDVETAGFNAKTDALLEIAAVTLKMDESGWLQPDDTLHFHIEPFEGAILRPEALAFNGIDPTNPLRGAVSEYEALHEIFKAVRKGIKDQNCNRGIIVAHNATFDHSFLMAAAERCGLKRNPFHPFATFDTAALSGLVLGQTVLAKACIAAEISFDASQAHSALYDTERTAQLFCELVNRWKRMGGWPLASGTDTETPLAVGSEE; the protein is encoded by the coding sequence ATGGCTGAGAAAAATAACCTGAACGCTCTGAACGCGCGTTTTCGTGGCTTTTACCCTGTTGTTATCGATGTGGAAACCGCCGGGTTCAACGCGAAAACCGATGCGCTGCTGGAAATTGCAGCCGTAACGCTGAAAATGGATGAAAGCGGTTGGTTACAGCCGGACGACACCTTGCATTTTCACATCGAACCGTTTGAAGGCGCTATTCTGCGGCCCGAAGCGCTGGCCTTCAACGGCATCGACCCTACTAACCCGTTGCGTGGCGCAGTGAGCGAATATGAAGCGCTGCATGAAATCTTCAAGGCTGTACGCAAAGGGATCAAAGATCAGAACTGCAATCGCGGCATCATCGTGGCTCATAACGCGACCTTCGACCACAGCTTTCTGATGGCGGCGGCGGAGCGCTGCGGCCTGAAGCGTAACCCATTCCACCCTTTCGCCACCTTTGACACCGCTGCGCTCAGCGGGCTGGTTCTGGGGCAGACGGTACTGGCCAAAGCCTGTATTGCGGCGGAGATCTCGTTCGACGCCAGTCAGGCGCACTCGGCGCTCTATGATACTGAACGGACAGCACAGCTGTTTTGTGAACTGGTGAATCGCTGGAAACGTATGGGCGGCTGGCCGTTGGCGTCAGGAACCGATACTGAAACGCCGCTGGCTGTCGGCAGTGAAGAGTAA